In a genomic window of Xenopus laevis strain J_2021 chromosome 5S, Xenopus_laevis_v10.1, whole genome shotgun sequence:
- the LOC121394196 gene encoding uncharacterized protein LOC121394196, with the protein MGAKFAPSYANLYMGWWEETHISADMRKSLRLYTRYIDDLLCVWKGDEMSFITFVQKLNQNELNLKFTSEYRSKTIEFLDVKLMVVDKEIQTTIFRKSCSGNTLLHATSCHPKNLVDGIPVGQFLRLRRNCSTNMKFQEQAEEMKERFLDRGYGRKIVDRAYQRARQTERRSLLSVNPMGEKKKKVKQGLLKKVPFVTRYSKQFYMVLDIVKKYIPILYADDDFHKILKGGVNSIPRRSHTLRDHLSPSMYRETNRGDQRNKGFLKVEGSHKCGSRRCITCQHMKISKEFKSTVTNTSFKIRDYINCNTSTVVYLITCLKCQKQYVGCTSRTLKRIREHLSQIKNPKTVEKSNITRHFSKCNGSDVAYFSVQGIEKVRLGSRGGNLAGLLAKRELFWIFYLHTRLQLGLNYEFDVTCFT; encoded by the coding sequence ATGGGGGCGAAATTTGCTCCCTCCTACGCCAACCTATAtatgggctggtgggaggagacccacaTCTCTGCAGATATGAGGAAATCTTTGAGATTATACACACGTTATATAGACGATCTACTGTGTGTTTGGAAAGGGGATGAAATGAGTTTCATAACCTTTGTACAGAAGCTAAACCAGAACGAATTAAATTTAAAGTTTACAAGTGAATATAGGtcaaaaacaattgaatttctgGATGTGAAATTAATGGTGGTAGATAAGGAAATACAAACCACTATTTTTAGAAAGTCATGTAGTGGGAACACACTTCTGCATGCCACCTCCTGCCACCCTAAAAATTTGGTGGATGGGATACCTGTGGGCCAGTTCCTCAGGCTCCGGAGGAACTGCTCCACCAATATGAAATTCCAGGAACAAGCAGAGGAGATGAAGGAGAGATTTCTAGATCGAGGGTATGGACGAAAAATTGTGGATAGGGCCTATCAGAGAGCAAGACAAACAGAAAGGAGGAGTCTATTAAGTGTGAATCCAATgggtgagaaaaagaaaaaagtaaaacaagGGCTATTAAAAAAGGTCCCATTTGTAACTAGGTATAGTAAACAGTTCTATATGGTATTAGATATAGTTAAGAAATATATCCCGATCCTATATGCAGATGATGATttccataaaatactaaaaggagGAGTTAACAGTATACCAAGGCGGTCTCATACATTGAGGGACCATTTATCACCAAGTATGTACAGGGAAACGAATAGGGGAGATCAAAGAAATAAGGGCTTTTTGAAGGTAGAAGGTAGCCATAAATGTGGTAGTCgtagatgtataacttgtcaacatatgaaaatttcaaaagaatttaAGTCTACGGTGACAAACACTAGCTTTAAAATAAGAGATTATATTAATTGCAATACATCCACAGTGGTTTACTTGATAACATGtctgaaatgtcagaaacaatatgtgggctgCACAAGTAGAACGCTAAAGCGAATACGGGAACatctgagtcaaataaaaaatccaaaaacagttgaaaagagtaatataacgagacatttttcaaaatgtaatggaAGTGATGTAGcatatttttctgtacagggaatagaaaaagtaagaTTGGGTAGTAGAGGAGGAAATTTGGCAGGGCTGTTAGCAAAAAGAgaactgttttggattttttatttgcatactcGGTTACAACTTGGTTTGAACTATGAGTTTGATGTAACATGTTTTACGTAA
- the LOC108717408 gene encoding dimethyladenosine transferase 2, mitochondrial, which produces MQPPVLYSSVLFNSLCIPEASRTKDVPFKVIGLLPQKNESTFLWKQIYNLYDRNISIYRYGRIELNMFLSEKQYMIVPNDHLCLERITPRRDLFTNSLTRGNGNIFIVMVKQCLGKRKAKPVDRLNS; this is translated from the exons ATGCAGCCTCCTGTATTGTACTCCAGTGTACTCTTCAATTCACTTTGCATACCAGAAGCCTCCCGGACAAAAG atgtTCCTTTCAAAGTCATCGGGCTCttgccacaaaaaaatgaaagtacttttcTTTGGAAACAGATTTATAATCTTTATGACagaaatatatctatatacagatatggaagAATTGAGTTAAATATGTTTCTAAGCGAAAAGCAATATATG ATCGTTCCAAATGATCATTTATGTTTAGAGAGAATAACTCCCAGGAGAGATCTATTTACTAATAGTCTGACTCGAGGAAATggcaatatatttattgtaatggTAAAGCAGTGCCTTGGAAAGAGAAAAGCAAAACCTGTAGATCGACTGAA TTCCTAG